The Gemmatimonadaceae bacterium genomic interval GAAGTCGTCCAGTGCGCAAGTGTGATTCGTGCCTGCCGAAATTGCTTGGGCCGATCGTAGAACAACAACGCGGTTTGGAGCAGCCGTTACGGTGTACTTGCGCAATACCCCACTTCCTAGCTGCCCAGACCAATCGTTTCCCCAGCAATACACCATACGGTCGACTCCAAGCGCGCAAACATGGGAACCTCCGCCAGCGACAGACACGAAAGACCGCGTCGCGGCCGTCGCTCCGCGTACGACGAGCGAGAAAGAATCAGCGGCCCCCGCCGCAAACCCGCGAAGGACGACATGACCCGGGGCGACCGCGGTCAACGTGTTCGAAGAATCGACGGTCGCGATCCGCTCGTCTGGCGATGCCCAAGCAACTGAAACTCCCGTCGGCAGTGGATCTGCCAGATCCGTGTGTCCCGACTGATACAACTTCCCATCTCGCTCAACGAAGAGACCAAGAGCGAGCTTCTCGCCTGGGCCGAGTATCAAGTTGGTGGCGCTCGCATAAACCCGGCTCGCGCTGCGTGGCTCTGATGCTGCGGAGCAGTTCACCAAGACAAGAGCGCCGACCAACCTGAGCGGGCGCGCGCGTGCGATTGTCCAGGTTCTCGCAGGAGCTCCAACTGTCCTAGAAGGGAGCATTGTCGCTTCATCCTGCGGAATCGCGATTCTTCGGGGAACTCTTCGCCGCCCGAAGCAGCGCAGCAACTCCGGCACCGACTACGCCCCCGACGATGGCGCCAAGGGTTCGTGCGCTACCGGGGGAGAGTGCGGCCTCGTTCCCTGGATATCCATGTGACGCCCGTTCGCCAATCCAAATACCACCAACGATTGCGCCGAGCAATGCACCGGTTACCACGTATCGAAACGTTGACCTTGGTTCCGCCAGCAAGGGTGTCGCCGGTGGGCCGAAAATGGTACGGACCGACCCTGCCGTACCCGTCTCAGTCCCCGAGAGATCCAGACCTTTGATGTCAGGCCTCAAGAGGTCAAACGTCCGAGAGGCCCGCTCCTGTCCTGCCAGCGGTAGGGCTGCAGCAGTTATCAGTAGCACGGTACGCAGGGCCAGGCGTGCTCGAACTGCAAACCAGATCCGGATGAGCATACGACAACGAGACTAGTAAACGGACGTCTTCGAACACGCTCGGATTCGCTCGCGATCGACGTCCGATGGTCGGCCTAGGTACGGCTTCGGTCGATGGCCTTGAACAGAGCGACGATCGTCGATTTGCCAATGAACGCATCCTCTCGACGATTGCATCTGCGGCGAAGAGGCGCCTGTCGGCCATCTTCCTTATACGCAAGTGGGGCAAGAAACATCTAGGTCCTCGACTTGCACTTGCACGCTGTAGGATCGAGCAGGAAGAGTTACGCCAGTATCACGCACCTGAACCGTGATCGTGGTCGTGTACTGGCCTCGTGAAAAGGTGATCGACCGGCAAGTGCCGTGCGATCCGTCACCCCAGGTAATCTGTATAGCGCCTACTCCACCGGTCGGGTTCGTGCAGTTGTCCTGCCTCAGTTGAAATGTGACTCCCAACCGCTCACTCTATGCCGTGAGCTCGGAGGAGTCCATGAGTCGACCGAATGGCAAGAAGAAAGCTCGGCGACAGTTCACGCCGGATGAGAAGGCCACGATCCTACGCCGCCATCTCGTCGACAAGGTCCCGGTCTCGGACCTGTGTGACGAGTACGCCATCCAGCCCACGCTCTTCTACCTCTGGCAGCGTCAGGCCTTCGAGCACCTGGGCGCCGCGCTGCAGGACGGGCGCTCGCAACGGGGCGCGGCGCAGGCCGGGGCGGCCGAACGGGCACGCGTCGCGGCGCTCGAGGCGAAGCTCGCGAAGAAGGATGCGGTGATCGCCGAGGTGTCGGAGGAGTACCTCGCCCTGAAAAAAAAACTTGGGGCGCCCTGAGCGACCGATGGGTCCCGCCCGATCTCCGCGACGCGGTCGTCGACTTCGTGTCGACGTTCAGTGCGCGCACCGAACAGTCGGTGCGCTGGGTGCTGGCGCGCCTGGGCCTGGCCCCGACGCAGTACTATCGCTGGACCGCGCGCTACGGGATGGCCAACACGCCCGCCGGCCCCGTGCCGCGCGACCACTGGCTGCAGCCGGCGGAGCGGCAGGCGATTCTCGCGTACCACGACACGCATGCGCCGGAGGGCTATCGCCGCATGACCTACCGGATGCTCGACGCGAACATCGTGGCGGTGAGTCCCGCGACGGTGTATCGCGTGCTGCGGGCGGCCGGGGTGCTCGACCGGTGGAACCGGACGCCGTCGACGAAGGGCACGGGCTTCGTGCAGCCGACCGCGCCGCACGAGCATTGGCACATCGACATCAGCTACCTCA includes:
- a CDS encoding transposase yields the protein MSRPNGKKKARRQFTPDEKATILRRHLVDKVPVSDLCDEYAIQPTLFYLWQRQAFEHLGAALQDGRSQRGAAQAGAAERARVAALEAKLAKKDAVIAEVSEEYLALKKKLGAP
- a CDS encoding transposase, producing the protein MSTFSARTEQSVRWVLARLGLAPTQYYRWTARYGMANTPAGPVPRDHWLQPAERQAILAYHDTHAPEGYRRMTYRMLDANIVAVSPATVYRVLRAAGVLDRWNRTPSTKGTGFVQPTAPHEHWHIDISYLNIAGTFSYLCALLDGATRFLVHWELRERMTTADVETILQRAREQYPDARPRIISDNGPQFIARDFKEFVRLAGMTHVRTSPYYPQSNGKLERWHQTLKVTTIRP